One genomic window of Aliiroseovarius sp. M344 includes the following:
- a CDS encoding ArsR/SmtB family transcription factor translates to MVERKETGRLSTVLKAASDPTRRAILTLLAQEGPLRVTDIARHFDMSLNAISKHIKVLEGAGLATRRTEWREHLIEVQMAPLSKIDQWFAELRSIWALRLDALEAALKEDDND, encoded by the coding sequence ATGGTTGAACGAAAGGAAACTGGCCGTCTTAGCACGGTATTGAAGGCCGCGTCTGATCCGACGCGACGTGCCATTCTGACCCTGTTGGCTCAGGAAGGGCCGCTGCGGGTCACAGATATCGCCCGTCATTTCGACATGAGTCTGAACGCGATCTCCAAGCATATCAAAGTGTTGGAAGGTGCGGGTCTTGCGACCCGACGCACCGAATGGCGCGAGCATCTGATCGAAGTGCAGATGGCCCCCCTTTCCAAAATCGATCAATGGTTTGCCGAATTGCGTTCGATCTGGGCGCTGCGGTTGGATGCCCTCGAAGCTGCCCTTAAGGAGGACGACAATGACTGA
- a CDS encoding SRPBCC domain-containing protein has protein sequence MTELSLEITRHIPYPPERVFDAWLDPKMLTKFMIPGAGVTVPEATADAKVGGRFRIIMRVPNAGDLPHQGEYRVINRAKKLQFTWESPASTAENSVVTLDLTPKDGGTDLRLHHIRFPSEESRDNHNGGWSSIISKLDEVLT, from the coding sequence ATGACTGAACTCTCACTGGAAATAACCCGCCACATCCCCTACCCGCCAGAACGCGTCTTCGATGCCTGGCTGGACCCGAAGATGCTGACGAAATTCATGATCCCCGGCGCCGGCGTGACGGTGCCCGAGGCCACCGCCGATGCCAAAGTTGGCGGCCGCTTTCGCATCATAATGCGGGTGCCCAACGCCGGCGATCTGCCACATCAGGGCGAATACAGGGTCATCAACCGGGCCAAGAAGCTGCAATTCACATGGGAATCGCCTGCAAGCACGGCCGAAAACTCGGTTGTCACGCTGGACCTGACGCCCAAGGATGGCGGAACGGATCTGCGGCTGCATCACATCCGGTTTCCATCCGAAGAAAGCCGCGACAACCACAATGGCGGTTGGTCGTCTATTATATCAAAACTGGATGAGGTTCTGACCTAA
- the lpdA gene encoding dihydrolipoyl dehydrogenase, producing MAGKAYDTIVIGAGPGGYVAAIRAAQLGQKVVIVEREHLGGICLNWGCIPTKALLRSAEVFHLMHRAKEFGLSADKIDYDLPAIVKRSRGVAGQLSGGIGHLMKKNKVDVVMGEATIPAKGKVSVKTDKGTEELTAKNIVLATGARARELPGLEADGDLVWTYKHALNPPRMPKKLLVIGSGAIGIEFASFFNTLGADTTVVEVMDRVLPVEDAEISAFAKKSFVKQGMKIMEKAMVKQLDRAKGKVTAHIEVGGKVEKQEFDTVISAVGIVGNVEGLGLEKLGVKIDRTHVVTDAHCRTGVDGLYAIGDIAGAPWLAHKASHEGVMVAELIAGLHAHPVKPESIPGCTYCHPQVASVGLSEAKAKEQGHEIKVGRFPFIGNGKAIAMGDPEGMIKTIFDAKTGELLGAHMVGPEVTEMIQGYVVGKTLETTEEELMHTVFPHPTISESMHEAVLDAYDRVIHM from the coding sequence ATGGCGGGTAAGGCATATGATACCATCGTGATCGGCGCAGGGCCGGGCGGATACGTGGCGGCCATAAGGGCGGCCCAGCTGGGGCAGAAGGTTGTCATCGTCGAACGAGAGCATTTGGGCGGTATTTGCCTGAACTGGGGTTGTATCCCGACTAAAGCGCTCTTGCGCTCGGCAGAGGTGTTCCACCTGATGCATCGGGCCAAAGAGTTTGGTCTGTCCGCAGACAAAATCGACTATGATCTGCCAGCGATTGTGAAGCGTTCGCGCGGTGTGGCCGGACAGCTTTCGGGCGGCATCGGCCACCTGATGAAGAAGAACAAGGTCGATGTTGTGATGGGCGAGGCCACGATCCCTGCCAAGGGCAAAGTCTCGGTCAAAACCGACAAAGGGACCGAGGAGCTGACGGCGAAGAACATCGTGCTGGCCACCGGCGCGCGCGCCCGTGAGTTGCCGGGGCTGGAAGCCGACGGCGATCTGGTCTGGACCTATAAACACGCGCTGAACCCGCCCCGCATGCCGAAAAAGCTCCTTGTCATTGGGTCCGGCGCAATCGGCATCGAATTTGCCAGCTTCTTCAATACTTTGGGCGCAGACACAACGGTCGTCGAGGTGATGGATCGCGTGTTGCCGGTCGAAGATGCAGAGATCTCGGCCTTCGCCAAGAAGTCTTTCGTCAAGCAGGGTATGAAGATCATGGAGAAAGCCATGGTCAAACAGCTCGACCGGGCGAAGGGCAAGGTCACAGCTCACATCGAAGTCGGCGGCAAGGTCGAGAAGCAGGAATTCGACACGGTGATTTCCGCTGTTGGGATCGTTGGCAATGTCGAAGGTCTGGGGCTTGAAAAGCTGGGCGTGAAAATTGATCGCACCCACGTCGTCACCGACGCGCATTGCCGCACGGGTGTTGATGGCTTGTATGCTATTGGTGATATCGCCGGTGCACCGTGGCTTGCTCACAAAGCCAGCCATGAAGGCGTAATGGTTGCCGAGCTGATCGCGGGCCTGCACGCCCATCCGGTGAAGCCCGAAAGCATCCCCGGTTGCACTTACTGTCACCCACAGGTTGCCAGCGTCGGGCTGTCCGAAGCTAAGGCAAAAGAGCAGGGGCACGAGATCAAAGTTGGTCGCTTCCCGTTCATCGGCAATGGTAAGGCCATCGCCATGGGTGACCCGGAAGGCATGATCAAGACCATCTTCGATGCCAAGACAGGCGAGTTGCTGGGCGCCCATATGGTCGGCCCGGAAGTGACCGAAATGATCCAGGGCTATGTGGTCGGCAAAACGCTGGAAACCACCGAAGAAGAGTTGATGCACACCGTCTTCCCGCATCCGACAATCTCGGAAAGTATGCACGAAGCGGTGCTGGACGCTTATGATCGCGTCATTCACATGTAA
- a CDS encoding DUF924 family protein: MEGATMSAPDEITTFWIKDVGPKGWYESSDALDNTIRTRFMADWEAARGGSRDDWRDTPDGALAFLILTDQFPRNMFRGDARSFATDPAAHACADHAIARGLDMQIALPDRQFFYMPFMHSEAMADQDRCISLMAERMADTPGQGDTLHARVHRAIIERFGRFPYRNDALGRDTTDEERAFIENGGYTALRKKFEAEGG; this comes from the coding sequence ATGGAGGGCGCAACCATGTCAGCACCAGATGAAATAACCACGTTCTGGATAAAGGATGTCGGGCCGAAGGGCTGGTATGAAAGCTCGGACGCGTTGGACAACACCATCCGCACCCGGTTCATGGCAGACTGGGAGGCTGCACGGGGCGGTTCGCGCGATGACTGGCGCGATACCCCGGACGGGGCGCTGGCCTTTCTGATCCTGACAGACCAGTTTCCACGCAACATGTTTCGCGGCGACGCGCGGTCCTTTGCTACCGACCCGGCGGCGCACGCCTGTGCCGATCATGCAATCGCGCGCGGCCTGGACATGCAGATTGCCCTGCCGGACCGGCAGTTCTTCTATATGCCTTTCATGCACAGCGAAGCGATGGCTGATCAGGATCGGTGCATTTCGCTGATGGCAGAGCGGATGGCCGACACACCGGGGCAGGGTGACACGTTACACGCCCGTGTGCACCGGGCGATCATCGAGCGTTTCGGGCGCTTTCCCTATCGCAATGACGCGTTGGGGCGCGATACCACCGATGAAGAACGCGCGTTTATTGAGAATGGCGGATACACCGCCCTTCGCAAAAAGTTCGAGGCCGAGGGCGGGTAA